In Nostoc edaphicum CCNP1411, the sequence AGTTGGATAGGTTTTTGCTCGACTGGGTGAGGAAGATGACAAGGGCTAGAGAAGTCATCACAGCACCATAGCCAAACATATCGCGGTAGCCTACAAGTTCTGCGATGGTACCCAGAAGAGGAGCAGCGATCGCAATTCCCAGGTCAAGTCCAGCTATGCATATAGCAAAAATTTTCCCCCGTTCTTGCGGAAGTGAGCGGTCTGCCATCATGGTGATCATCATCGAGATCAGTGTACCACCACCAGCACCTTCAACGATCGCAGCCAGTAAGAAAACGATCGCACTGTGAGCTTGCCACAGCAATATTAACCCCAAAACATAGCAAAAAATACCAAAGGTAATAAACAAACCACGACCTAAGCGATCGCTTGCCTTACCAGCAAACACCCTGATACTAAAACTAGAAATTGCCGCAACTGTAAAAAACAGTCCACCATTGAAGTCCACCTCAGTGGATTTTAGGAACAACGACACAAAGGTATGTACAGCACCGACGGACAAACCAACTAGCAACATAACTATAGTTGGAACTCTCACCTGTGGACTGCTCAAGGTTTGCCAAAAATTGTGATTTTCTCCCTGAGTTTGTTCCTGTGTCTGCACTGGTGGATTATTAACTTGGACAATCCCCAAGAGGGCGCAAAAACCCAATTCAGCAGATAGCAGAAATAATATCCCGTAACCACTTGTAGCTTCTAAATACCCTCCCAAGGCGGGGCCAATTGCTAAACCAAGGGGAGTTGTGAGGCTCATGTAACCAATGATTTCACCACGAGTTTCAGCCGGAGCTAAATCTGCGATTAAGGCACTGTAGCCAGTGGTAAAAGCAGCTACGCTAATGCCGTGAAAAATCCGCACCAGAATCAGTAACCCAAGTGATTGGGTTGCCAAGTAACCAAAGGGTGCGATCGCAGCTACTATCGTACCAATCAACAAGACAATTTTTCGGCCACGTTCATCGGCTAATCGTCCCAACATCGGGCGAGACAGCAATAACCCAATAGCAAAACTACCCATCACAATCCCAATTTCTTGATTGTTTGCGCCCACATGATCGATGTAAAGCGGTAGGGTTGGTAAGAGCGAAGACAAGCTCGACCAGAATAATAAACCTGCTGTAAATAAAACCAGCAGGTTGCTCCGTAGTTCGGCATCAAAGGTATTAAATGCTTTCAAGGTAGATGCAATTGAATGAGTTTTTTGTTATTTGTCATTTGTTATTTGTCATTTGTCATTTGTTATTTGTCTAGAGTCAACCAAATATTATTTAACGCCGTGTGCGACTTTCTCTCAGACCTAACCCCCAACCCCTTCCCTTGTAGGGAAGGGGAGCAAGAATCAAAGCCTCTCCCCGTTTCGGGGAGAGGTTTGGAGAGGGGTTTCAAGAATAAGTCGCACATCGCGTTATTTACTTCTAACTATTTACTAATGACCAATGACTAATGACTAATGACTAATGACCAATGACTAATGACCAATGACCAATGACCAATGACCAATGACCAATGACAAATCAATACCATTGTTACCTTAGTTAACCTTTTTTGCTACCACCTCTCGCACGCGATAGATAGGCCTTCCTTGGGATTCATGGTATGTACGCATGAGCAATTCTGCCAAAAGACCGAAGCAAAACAACTGCACTCCGGTTACTAGCAGGAGAACTGCCAAAATTAGCAAAGGACGATTGCCAATCATTTCACCTAAAGCCAATTTGACAAAAGTCAAGTAAATTCCGATCCCCGTTCCCGAAACCATTGAAATCAAGCCCAACAGTCCAAAAACGTGCATCGGGCGGGTGAGGAATTTTTTCATAAACAGAATGGTTAACAAATCCATCAATACCCGGAATGTCCGCCAAATTCCATATTTACTGCGACCAAAGCGGCGGGCGTGATGGCGCACAGGTACTTCAGTAATTCTAGCTCCTTCGATGTACGCCAAAGCGGGTAAAAATCGGTGTAGTTCCCCGTAAAGGTTCATATCTGCCAACAGTTCGGCTCGATAGGCTTTCAGCGAACAGCCATAATCATGAATATTCACGCTAGTGGTGCGGCGAATTAGCCAATTGGCTATTTTGGAAGGAAGTAACCGATTTACAGCACCATCTTGGCGTTTTTGCCGCCAACCACTGACCAAATCGTAACCTTCATCTAGCTTTGCTAATAACATGGGGATATCAGCCGGATCATTCTGGAGATCAGCATCTAAAGTGACGATCGCTTTACCGACTGCATAATAAAACCCAGCAGCCATCGCCGCAGTTTGTCCGTAGTTGCGACGCAAAATTACCACTTTTAAATTAGTACGAATTTGCGCCTCTTTCTTGAGAAATTCCCCAGAACCATCTGTAGAACCATCATCCACGCAAATAATTTCATAATTTACCTGACTAGAGGATAAAGTAGATGCGATCGCTTCTAGTAAAAGCGGCAAACTTTCCACCTCGTCATGTATCGGCAGCACCACTGAAACATCTGGGACAATTGCTGAAATAGCCCCATTTTCCTCACTTAACCCTTGATTAACCAACCCACTCCTCATATACCTGTGCGCCCTCAGCGTCTCTGTGGTTCGTAACTCTTGATAACTCTACCAGCACCTCGCAGCTGCTGATAGTACGACTGACTAACCGCATCTCCCTGTTCCGAAAGAATATCAATCCCAATCCCATCCCGTCCCTGATCTTTCCCAGAACTATGGATGTAATAACTATCGGCCAAATAAAGTCCGACATGGGTTGCTTTTTGGCTAGTTCCAAAAAATACTAGATCCCCGGCTGCTAATTCTGCAACAGTAATTGGTTTCGTGAATCCTTCCTGTTGATAGGCATCTCTAGGTAGCCAAATACCCACCGAAGCAAACGCCGCCTGCATTAACCCAGAACAGTCATAATTTGGCTCAACCGTACCACCCCAAAGATAATAATTTGATTGTTGCATCGCTTTTTGGGTAAAGGCGATGACCTCTACTAGGAGTTTTTTAATTTCAGCTTCAGAAAATGTTGCAGCCTGATAAGGTACAGTAGCAGATTGTAATGAATCCAAATCGGAAAAGGATACCCATCCCGGATAGTCATCTTCACACAAACACACCTCAATCGCTGAATTTTGATGATTTGATGTTACCCATAAATGTCGCCCAGATGCGGCTTGAGTTGCCAAGCGTGTACATTCAGGAGAATCATATAAATTCAGGTCAGCTAAACACTGATACTCCCCTGATTTTGGATTTTGGACTTCGGCTTCGCTCAGTCGAACCATTTTGGATTTTAGATTAAAGGACATTATTAGAGAATGATTTTTTTTAATAGAGACGAACAACTCGAAAATATTGGTAATGGCATTTTAGATGCAACTTGGGCAGCATTTCCGACCTTAGCCCGGAATCAAATTGCCCTGACTTGGGTTGTTTACGATCCCCCAGTGCTAGTAAATACTGGTGGAGCGCTGACTCCCAATGCTTTTTGGGATCATCCAGTTCGTGGTTTTACTTATCGCGGTGTTGAACGAATTTATCCCGCTAGTGTAGTCAAGCTATTTTACCTGGTGGCGGTAAACGAATGGCTAGAAAAAGGCATGAGTCAAACCTCCAAGGAGTTGGAGCGAGCCTTACGGGATATGATTGTTGATTCTAGTAATGATGCTACCAGCTTGGTTGTGGATATTTTGAGTGGCACTACATCAGGGCCAGAATTACCAACCGGGCCCTTTGAAACCTGGAAATATCAGCGTAATATTGTTAACCGCTATTACCAATCTTTGGGTTGGGAAGAATTGGAGACGATTAACGTCTGTCAAAAAACTTGGAGTGATGGCCCTTATGGACGGGAACGGGCGTTTGTGGGGGAGTTACTAGAAAATCGCAATATGTTGACCACAAATGCGATCGCAAGGTTACTGCATAGTATTGTAGGTGGAGTGGCGGTTTCAAGTGGGCGATCGCAAACAATGATGGCTTTACTGAAGCGTCCTCTCAACGATTTGCCCACTGACAGAGAGGAAGATCAGGTAGCAGGTTTTTTAGGCGGTGGACTCCCTAAAAATGCTCAAATTTGGTCAAAGGCAGGTTGGACAAGTCAAGTTCACCATGATGCCGCGTATATTGAATTACCAGAACAGCGCCCTTACCTCTTAGTGGTATTTACTGAAGGGAAAGCGCAGGCTAAGAGTCGGGATATTTTACCCTTTGTTTCTAAACTAGTTGCCGAAGCGATCGCTAGTTTATGACACAATACAGTTCAGTAAGCAGTCAAAATATAAAACAGGAGTCAGAATACAGAATACAGAATTCAGAATTCAGAATACTCTACTCATAAAGGGATAGAGTTTTAAGGCGAGAATATTTTAATTTTTTTCGCCCACTAAACACTCGCTTTTAACCATACTGAATTCTGACTCCTGAGTTCAGAATTCTTCTTATAAACCTAGTACTGACAAAAAAGGTAGGAGGCAAGACGCAGGGGGCAGGATGAAAGAAGTATTAATAAGAACTGTAGTTGTGCTACTGCGATCGCAGTTCCTCGAAAGTCTGGTTATCGGTGTCAGCCAGGAGTAATGTTGAAACGATTGGCAGATGCGATCGCTAATGGAAATTATGGCACAAGCGATCGCAGACATTAATCCTGAAACTATGTTACTTGCCCAATCAGGCTTTGTTCCCGAAGCGTTGCGTTACGCAAAAAAAGCGATAATGCTATGATATTATAGGGAATGCATTAACATTTCTCTCAATTCATGACATTTGAATATAAAGTAGACACTCAAATGTGTGAATAAATACCTGGAGAGGTGTCCGAGCGGTTCATGGTGACGCACTCGAAATGCGTTTTGGGGAAACCCAACGGGGGTTCGAATCCCCCCCTCTCCGTTTTAAAAAATTACTGAAAAACTAGTACACTGTGGTGGAAGTTTGCTTATCTTTAACGAGTTGCTCAAGTAGGGGCAATTCATGAATTGCCCCTACTTGTCTCTGACTTTTCAGCGCATGTGGAAAAGGTAAGGATTAACCTAACCCCCTTCCCGATGCGGGAAGGGGGAAAATTCAAAGTCTCTCTCCTTTTAGGAGAGAGATTTAGAGAGAGGTTTTCCAGATACCGTAAAAAGTCAGACTTGTCTAATTAATTGAGACGGTATCTGGATTCAAACCGTGCTGTACTGGTTCATTATTTGCAACTGAGATGAGATGATGTTTCAGTGCTTACTTAGTCAAGTATTTCCCAAAAAACACTAAAATATACACAGCCAACACAGTTTTTTGGGATAATTGGGATAAACTAATGCCATCGTGTGAGGAGTGAACGATGGTAGATCGCAGTCTGGGGCGAGTACTCTCATTTAGTTTTATCAGCATTTGTTTATATCTGGGTATTAGTATAGGAGTCATTATCCGGCTTGGACAATCACAGCGATTAAACGCTGCTACTACACCTACTGAGCCGGTGCAATTTCCATTAGCTATCCCTGAACTTACGCCATCAACAACAGAACAAAAAACCTTTCCAAATACTATTACCATCAAAGCCGTTGGAGATATTATTCCCGGCACTAATTTCCCCAACCATAGATTACCTCGTTTTCGAGATAAATTATTACCAAAATCAGTGAGAACTCACTTGCAAGGATCTGATATTTTATTTGGTAATTTTGAAAGTAGTCTAACTAATCATCCCTATACTGCCAAAGATATTAGTCGAGGCCAAGTTTTTGCCTTCCGCTCTCCACCTGCATACGCCAAGCTATTTGCTGAGGCTGGTTTTAATGTGTTCAATATGTCGAATAACCATGCAATGGACTTCGGCCCTGTAGGATTCAAAGATACAAAGAAAAATCTTGAGGCTGTAGGCATTGCAACATTAGGTCATAAAAATCAAATTCTTTATTTGGAAGCTAACAATATCCCCGTAGCGATGGTTGGGTTTTCTCCTTATGAAATGTATAATTCCATTCATAATTTAGGAGCAGCCCAAGCACTCATAGCAGAAGCCAAAAATAAAGCCAATATTGTAGTAGTCTCTATGCACGCTGGAGCCGAAGGAACGGGGGCGCTACACGTTAAGAATCAGACAGAGTTTTTTTATGGAGAAAACCGAGGTAATTCGATCAAGTTTGCTCGAAACATGATTGATGCGGGAGCAGACTTAGTACTAGGACATGGGCCTCACGTTCCGAGAGCGATGGAAATTTATAAAGGAAAAATCATTGCCTATTCTTTAGGAAACTTTTTAGGATATCGGACTTTATCTACAAATGCTCAAACAGGTGACTCAATGATTTTAGAAGTTAAACTCAACCCGGCAGGAGATTTGGTATCAAGTAAAATTATTCCTGTTCGGATGGATAGACAGGGAATCCCTCAGATTGATCAGAGTTTTCGGACTGTTAAACTTATGCGTTATTTGAATAATCAAGCTTTTCCCAAGAATCCGGTGAAGATTAATAAGAAAGGGGAAGTTGTTGTACAAAATAGGCTTGCTCCTCGCTAACCCTCTTTAAAAGAATTCGTAATTCGTAATGACGCTCCTGCGGACGCTCGATGACTCGCTAACGCTAACGCTGCGCTATAGCGTTTCCTTGTCTGCTGAGTTACAAATCTCTGCGTACCTCTGCGCTTTACTTTGCGTTTCAAAATATTATCTGTACCTCACTTAACTGGTAATCGCTATAACGTAATTCGTATTTCGTTAAGAGGAGCCAGTACTATGCTGGATTCATCGCGCTGCTTCACCAAAATCCAAAATTAACTAGTTATTGATTTTGTAGCTTTTCCTCAAACTTTTGAACGTTCTGGGGTTGAATATTAGTTGGTTAATTTTGCTTTTCTAGTGTTGGTACTACTACAGCAGAAGGATCTGATTGTCTGGATTCCTTTGGTGGCAATGGTGGTATAACCACAGGGTTTGACGGACTCACGGGTTGAGGAGATACAGAATCTTGATTAGAAGCGGGTAAGTTATTTTGGGGCAAGGGTGCGGGAGAAGCATTCCGAGATGAGCGGATTGCCCGTAGTTTCTCCACTAGCGAGGGTGTGGGTGAAACACTAGGTGAAGGTGTAGATTCTTCAGAATTGCCGCTTTGTGATTCTTCTGTAGGGATGCTACGGGGAGATTCTTCTTGGGAAGAACGACGATTACGCCGACGCTGTTTGGAATTAGAGGCGGGTGCTGATTCGGTTTTTGAGGTGGTGTTAGTGTTTTCACCCGGAGATGACGATGTACTATTGAAGTCAGGTACTTTCGCGTCTGGTTGTTGAGTGGGTTGTTCAAAAAGCGGCTTTGCAGTTGGCTGCTGCTGAGATTTGGGTAATATGCTCGTGATTCCAAAACCTGCTGTAGCAGCAACTAGGGCTACACCTATACCAATAAATACCTGAGATGACCCCAGCTTTTTAGCCAGTACAGGTTCCTTAGCGATGCCTGGGTTAGGCTGCGCCAACGCAGATGGTCTATGATTACGATTTTGGCCAGTTTTCCCAATTAGAGTTGCTGCCTGCTGGGCAGATAAATTAACAGTTGGCACTGCGTAAGTGGGTAAAACTTGCGGTGTTCCATTCACCCCATTTCCAGGTAGCAATTGCAGCCACTCTGCAACTGTCGCTGGCCGAAAACGAGACTCTACCGCCATACCGCGCATTACCGCCTGGTTGACAGCAGCGCTCAAATGTGGTTGCAGTTCACGGGGGGAAGGCATTTGTTCGCGATCGCGCAATAATGCTGGTATGGGAACTTGGGCTGTTAATAGTGCATACAAGGTTGCTGCTAAACCATAAACATCTGTGGCGGGTGTACGTGGCGCTTGCGTCAAATACTGCTCAATGGGAGAATACCCTTCAGAAACCAGACCTGTGTGAGTTTGCCTCACACCCCCATTAAATTCCCTGGCAATGCCAAAATCAATTAATACTACTTCCTGCGTTCCAAAGCGAAGGATAATATTATCTGGTTTGACATCGCGATGTAACAAACCATTGTTGTGTACTACCTGCAACGCTGCCCCAATTTGCCGGATGTAATGAATTGCTGTGGCTTCTGGCAAAGGTATTCCTGGTAATACAAATGCGTCTCCCAAGGTTTCGCCAGGAATGTATTCCATCACCATATAAGGCAGTCCAGCTTCCACAAAAAAGTCACTAACTCTGACTATATTTGGGTGAATACACGTAGCTAATCGTCTAGCTTCATCTTGGAATTGGCGCTCGAATTTAGCAAAATCAGGATGTTGTCGCAGCCTTTCATTGATGGTTTTCATCACCACCTCCTGACCCAAGTAGTGATGCGTAGCTTTAAAGGTAATGCCAAAGCCACCCCGCCCTATTTCTTGAATTAGGGTATATTTTCCATCCTGCAAAATTGTGCCTGCTAACATAAAGAGTCCTGAGTCCTGAGTGAGCAGATAAGTAGCGAGTCCTGAGTCTTGAGGGATTTCCCAAAAATTTTCCCATATTTTTATCAAGCAGGGTTCTTGCCTGTCTATCCTACGGGATGATTTCGTTGTTGGAATTCCTGAAGTGAGAAAGACCTCCCCATGATCACAACAGTTTTATCTTTCTCAGATGATAGCGCGGGAATGCGGCAAGCCTAAAGCGGAAGACGAGCTAATACCAATTTTGTATGAACTTTCATCTTGGCATTACCAATGGATATAGAAGAAATTTCTTCTATAACAGTCATGAATTTATACCTGATTCATGAAAATTCTGATTCAATTGCTCCCCCAACTTGCCTAATTGTATAACTCCTGAAATATAACCTACGGTAATTTTATCGGCAAAAAGTATAATAAGCTCTAATCATCACTAATTCTATCGACAAACCGTATATTATGGATAAAGCAATAAAATAACCTACTTCAAAAGACAGATTTTGAAGTAATCAGGCAATATCTTTTGATATTTGGCTAATTTTGCCGTTTTTATTTGAATATCTTCTTCTTAAAGCTTGCTTCATTAGAGTATTTACCAAGCTGGAAGACATTAGAAAGTCAAAAGGAGTGAATGTGATCAACGCCATACAGATTAACGAAAACTTGACAACTACAGGACAAGTCATACCAAAACAGCTTGAGCAAGCTATCCAAGAAGGTTTTAAATCCGTTTTAAATTTGCGATCGCCTGATGAACTAGGATTTTCTAAGGATGAGCAAAAAGTCGCGGAAGCATTGGGGCTGTATTATCAAAATGTTCCACTCAAGGTGGATCTGAAAAATTTGAATGAAGAAGTGATTACCAAAATCCTCACAACACTCGAACAAATCCCGAAACCAGCGGTTGTGCATTGTGCCGCCGGGATGCGATCAACTGGAATTGCGCTATTGAGTATCGCTATCCAGGAAGGATTAACACCAGAGGAAACCTTAGCAAAAGCGAGGAATCTGGGCTTTGGATTCTTTGAACACGCTGGCGTTAGTCCCCGATTGAAGGAATTATTTGTGGACTACGTTAATAAACACAGTAAAATAGCTGTACCTGCTAGCTGATCTTAAGTGTTAGTGATTTCTAATTGTTATGTCCGAATAGACTAGACGGCTGCTATACAAATCATTAAATTAAAAACTGCTCTTGCCGAAAGTAGACAAGAGCAGTTTTTAATCGCAAAGCCCAAAATAAGAATTTAGGCATCTTCAAGTTCAAATTGAGCTACCGTAACGGCGTTCAAAGCAAAAGCTAAAACTAATGGCATCGGCGAGTGAAACCAAAAGGTAAAAAGAATAGCTAGGATTGTGCCAATTACTGCTGACATCGACCACAGTCGTTCTTCAATAGTCAGTCCTTTTTCGGCTTTAATCAATCTAAGAACATGAACTGGGATTGGTTCTGGCATTACCCCACCCGGAGGGAAAGCCCAGAAGTTGTTACGTCGTTCGACAAATAAATCTGTCCAGCCATTTTCTTGGCACCATGCCTCAATCCATTGAAGTGAGTAATGATTCATCATCGGGTTTCGGAGTTTGGTTTGTGAAAGTTGTGTACTTGGTGAATGTAAACTCTTGGAGATTTCTGAAGAACTAACTAATCGCTATAAAATTAACGCTAATTATCCAACTTTTAAGCTTTGTTAAGCAATTGAGACGCATATAATTACGCTCAAACCTTGCTTTCATTAATTAAAAGACTAACAGTTGATCGGGGCTGTTGAATTTAAAAGAC encodes:
- a CDS encoding MFS transporter — translated: MKAFNTFDAELRSNLLVLFTAGLLFWSSLSSLLPTLPLYIDHVGANNQEIGIVMGSFAIGLLLSRPMLGRLADERGRKIVLLIGTIVAAIAPFGYLATQSLGLLILVRIFHGISVAAFTTGYSALIADLAPAETRGEIIGYMSLTTPLGLAIGPALGGYLEATSGYGILFLLSAELGFCALLGIVQVNNPPVQTQEQTQGENHNFWQTLSSPQVRVPTIVMLLVGLSVGAVHTFVSLFLKSTEVDFNGGLFFTVAAISSFSIRVFAGKASDRLGRGLFITFGIFCYVLGLILLWQAHSAIVFLLAAIVEGAGGGTLISMMITMMADRSLPQERGKIFAICIAGLDLGIAIAAPLLGTIAELVGYRDMFGYGAVMTSLALVIFLTQSSKNLSNSLRFALGRAPDAYSLNNLKVRSEEF
- a CDS encoding glycosyltransferase family 2 protein, producing the protein MRSGLVNQGLSEENGAISAIVPDVSVVLPIHDEVESLPLLLEAIASTLSSSQVNYEIICVDDGSTDGSGEFLKKEAQIRTNLKVVILRRNYGQTAAMAAGFYYAVGKAIVTLDADLQNDPADIPMLLAKLDEGYDLVSGWRQKRQDGAVNRLLPSKIANWLIRRTTSVNIHDYGCSLKAYRAELLADMNLYGELHRFLPALAYIEGARITEVPVRHHARRFGRSKYGIWRTFRVLMDLLTILFMKKFLTRPMHVFGLLGLISMVSGTGIGIYLTFVKLALGEMIGNRPLLILAVLLLVTGVQLFCFGLLAELLMRTYHESQGRPIYRVREVVAKKVN
- a CDS encoding C40 family peptidase, translating into MSFNLKSKMVRLSEAEVQNPKSGEYQCLADLNLYDSPECTRLATQAASGRHLWVTSNHQNSAIEVCLCEDDYPGWVSFSDLDSLQSATVPYQAATFSEAEIKKLLVEVIAFTQKAMQQSNYYLWGGTVEPNYDCSGLMQAAFASVGIWLPRDAYQQEGFTKPITVAELAAGDLVFFGTSQKATHVGLYLADSYYIHSSGKDQGRDGIGIDILSEQGDAVSQSYYQQLRGAGRVIKSYEPQRR
- a CDS encoding serine hydrolase; protein product: MIFFNRDEQLENIGNGILDATWAAFPTLARNQIALTWVVYDPPVLVNTGGALTPNAFWDHPVRGFTYRGVERIYPASVVKLFYLVAVNEWLEKGMSQTSKELERALRDMIVDSSNDATSLVVDILSGTTSGPELPTGPFETWKYQRNIVNRYYQSLGWEELETINVCQKTWSDGPYGRERAFVGELLENRNMLTTNAIARLLHSIVGGVAVSSGRSQTMMALLKRPLNDLPTDREEDQVAGFLGGGLPKNAQIWSKAGWTSQVHHDAAYIELPEQRPYLLVVFTEGKAQAKSRDILPFVSKLVAEAIASL
- a CDS encoding CapA family protein, whose protein sequence is MVDRSLGRVLSFSFISICLYLGISIGVIIRLGQSQRLNAATTPTEPVQFPLAIPELTPSTTEQKTFPNTITIKAVGDIIPGTNFPNHRLPRFRDKLLPKSVRTHLQGSDILFGNFESSLTNHPYTAKDISRGQVFAFRSPPAYAKLFAEAGFNVFNMSNNHAMDFGPVGFKDTKKNLEAVGIATLGHKNQILYLEANNIPVAMVGFSPYEMYNSIHNLGAAQALIAEAKNKANIVVVSMHAGAEGTGALHVKNQTEFFYGENRGNSIKFARNMIDAGADLVLGHGPHVPRAMEIYKGKIIAYSLGNFLGYRTLSTNAQTGDSMILEVKLNPAGDLVSSKIIPVRMDRQGIPQIDQSFRTVKLMRYLNNQAFPKNPVKINKKGEVVVQNRLAPR
- a CDS encoding serine/threonine-protein kinase, whose product is MLAGTILQDGKYTLIQEIGRGGFGITFKATHHYLGQEVVMKTINERLRQHPDFAKFERQFQDEARRLATCIHPNIVRVSDFFVEAGLPYMVMEYIPGETLGDAFVLPGIPLPEATAIHYIRQIGAALQVVHNNGLLHRDVKPDNIILRFGTQEVVLIDFGIAREFNGGVRQTHTGLVSEGYSPIEQYLTQAPRTPATDVYGLAATLYALLTAQVPIPALLRDREQMPSPRELQPHLSAAVNQAVMRGMAVESRFRPATVAEWLQLLPGNGVNGTPQVLPTYAVPTVNLSAQQAATLIGKTGQNRNHRPSALAQPNPGIAKEPVLAKKLGSSQVFIGIGVALVAATAGFGITSILPKSQQQPTAKPLFEQPTQQPDAKVPDFNSTSSSPGENTNTTSKTESAPASNSKQRRRNRRSSQEESPRSIPTEESQSGNSEESTPSPSVSPTPSLVEKLRAIRSSRNASPAPLPQNNLPASNQDSVSPQPVSPSNPVVIPPLPPKESRQSDPSAVVVPTLEKQN
- a CDS encoding beta-lactamase hydrolase domain-containing protein; protein product: MINAIQINENLTTTGQVIPKQLEQAIQEGFKSVLNLRSPDELGFSKDEQKVAEALGLYYQNVPLKVDLKNLNEEVITKILTTLEQIPKPAVVHCAAGMRSTGIALLSIAIQEGLTPEETLAKARNLGFGFFEHAGVSPRLKELFVDYVNKHSKIAVPAS